The Corynebacterium freiburgense region GGCCTTTCACCCCTACCCACAACTCATCCCCTCAGTTTTCAACCTAAGTGGGTTCGCGCCTCCACAGCATCTTACTGCTGCTTCACACTGGCCATGGGTAGATCACCCCGCTTCGGGTCCAGGACATGCCACTACAACACCCTCATTAGGATTCGCTTTCGCTACGGCTCCCACACACACATGTTAACCTCGCGACATGCCGCTGACTCGCAGGCTCATTCTTCAAAAGGCACGCCATCACCCCCACCCCAAACACATGAGGCACAGGCTCTGACGGATTGTAAGCGCACGGTTTCAGGTACTCTTTCACTCCCCTCCCGGGGTACTTTTCACCATTCCCTCACGGTACTCAATCCGCTATCGGTCACACTGAGTATTCAGGCTTACCGGGTGGTCCCGGCAGATTCACAGCAGATTCCACGAGCCCGCTGCTACTCGGGACATCATCACACACACCACACACAGCTTTCAGGTACGGGACTCTCACCCACTCCGGCAGACCATTCCAAGCCACTTCCCCTAACCACGCGCAGCACGCCACAGGCACGGCAGCACCCGCAACAACAACATCCCACAACCCCACACACGCAACCCCTGCCGAGTATCACACGCATATGGTTTAGCCACCATCCGCTTTCGCTCGCCACTACTCACGGAATCACTATTGTTTTCTTCTCCTACGGGTACTGAGATGTTTCACTTCCCCGCGTAACCTCCACACCAGCTATCAAACCTTCACCAGCATGGCGACCGCACACAACCACGGCCAGGTTTCCCCATTCGGACACCCTCGGATCAACGCTCAATTGACAACTCCCCGAGGCTTATCGCAGCCTTTCACGTCCTTCATCGGCTCAGCATACCAAGGCATCCACCGTGCGCCCTTACAACACAACAAAACACACACAAAAAGAAAAAACGCTCGCGTCCACTATACAGTTCAACAAACAACACCCGAAACAACACAACAACACGTGTCACCCCAGACACCCAACAGCATGCCACACTCATCCATTACCAACCGGCCAACCAATCTGCCCCAACCACCTGCACGCAATCAATCACATGCCGTCCACCTGGAAACAACAAAACAAACCAGCCACACACCAACACGATGCGCAGCCACAAAAACAAAAAACAAAACTCCTTAGAAAGGAGGTGATCCAGCCGCACCTTCCGGTACGGCTACCTTGTTACGACTTCGTCCCAATCGCCAATCCCACCTTCGACCACTCCCTCCAGCAACAGCCGGTTAGGCCATGGGCTTCGGGTGTTACCAACTTTCATGACGTGACGGGCGGTGTGTACAAGGCCCGGGAACGTATTCACCGCAGCATTGCTGATCTGCGATTACTAGCGACTCCGACTTCATGGGGTCGAGTTGCAGACCCCAATCCGAACTGAGGCCGGCTTTCAAAGGGATTCGCTCCACCTCACGGTCTCGCAACCCACTGTACCGACCATTGTAGCATGTGTGAAGCCCTGGACATAAGGGGCATGATGATTTGACGTCATCCCCACCTTCCTCCGAGTTGACCCCGGCAGTCTCTCATGAGTCCCCACCATCACGTGCTGGCAACATAAGACAAGGGTTGCGCTCGTTGCGGGACTTAACCCAACATCTCACGACACGAGCTGACGACAACCATGCACCACCTGTATACAAGCCACAAGGGAAACACCATCTCTGGCGCGATCCTGCATATGTCAAGCCCAGGTAAGGTTCTTCGCGTTGCATCGAATTAATCCACATGCTCCGCCGCTTGTGCGGGCCCCCGTCAATTCCTTTGAGTTTTAGCCTTGCGGCCGTACTCCCCAGGCGGGGCGCTTAATGCGTTAGCTACGGCACAGAAGTCGTGGAAGACCCCCACACCTAGCGCCCACCGTTTACGGCATGGACTACCAGGGTATCTAATCCTGTTCGCTACCCATGCTTTCGCTCCTCAGCGTCAGTTACTGCCCAGAGACCTGCCTTCGCCATCGGTGTTCCTCCTGATATCTGCGCATTTCACCGCTACACCAGGAATTCCAGTCTCCCCTACAGCACTCAAGTTATGCCCGTATCGCCTGCACGCCCGGAGTTAAGCCCCGGAATTTCACAGACGACGCGACAAACCACCTACGAGCTCTTTACGCCCAGTAATTCCGGACAACGCTCGCACCCTACGTATTACCGCGGCTGCTGGCACGTAGTTAGCCGGTGCTTCTTCTACAGGTACCGTCACAAACACGCTTCGTCCCTGCCGAAAGAGGTTTACAACCCGAAGGCCTTCATCCCCCACGCGGCGTCGCTGCATCAGGCTTGCGCCCATTGTGCAATATTCCCCACTGCTGCCTCCCGTAGGAGTCTGGGCCGTATCTCAGTCCCAATGTGGCCGTACACCCTCTCAGGCCGGCTACCCGTCGACGCCTTGGTAGGCCATTACCCCACCAACAAGCTGATAGGCCGCAGGCTCATCCCGTACCGAAACAACTTTCCACCATGACACACTAAAGCATGGTCCTATCCAGTATTAGACCCAGTTTCCCAGGCTTATCCCAGAGTACGAGGCAGATCACCCACGTGTTACTCACCCGTTCGCCACTCGAGCACCCCGCAAGCAGGGCCTTTCCGTTCGACTTGCATGTGTTAAGCACGCCGCCAGCGTTCGTCCTGAGCCAGGATCAAACTCTCCACAAAAAAAGAACAATCAGCTCAAACAATCATGAAAAGCCAACATCCCAACAAAAACAAACAACCAACAAAAACAATCAGTTGCCCAAAAAAACAAAAACAAAAAAACAGTCGAAAACCAAGTCCCAACCATCCACCATGACCAGCCACACGCCAGCTCACGAAGCATGAACCCCGCCAGCAACACACAACCAACCACAACAAACAGCCAAAACAAACCAATCAACCACAACAAACAAACATGGCACACTATCGAGTTCTCAAACAACACATTCCATTAAGCAGAGCACAACACACTATAAGCATTAAGCTCACTTGATGGGATTTATCAGCATTTTGGAAGTAGTTCCTGTCGCGCTGACTCGATCTAATCTACACATCACCACAACAACCTACAAACCCGCAGGTAGAAGCATACTTTTACCTGCGGGATGCGTCGATAAGCAAGAGTGAAATGCCTATGTTGTTTCGGTAACGCGCTCCACCCGCGCACCCATTGCATTGAGTGACTCAACAAAATTCGGGTAGCCACGATCGATGTGGTAAACGCCGAGTACCTCGGTAACACCATCCGCGCATAATGCCGCAAGTACCAGCCCAGCGCCAGCACGAATATCGGAGCTCCAAACGGAAGTCGATGAAAGCTGATCAACACCGCGCACCACAACATGGTGGCCGTCAACCACACAATCTGCGCCAAGGCGCTGCATTTCATCAACAAAGCGGAATCGTGACTCGAACACGTTCTCGGTGATAACACTCATGCCATCCGCAACCGCAGCGAGCCCAATCGCCATAGGTTGCAAATCTGTTGGAAAACCTGGATAAGGCAATGTTTGAAAATCTACAGCTACCGGCCGCTGGCGCATCCGTACACGGAAACCCGCCTCGAAGGTATCAATCTCCGCGCCAGCAGACTTCAGTTTTTCTAAAGGCAAATGCAACCACGTTGGGGAAATGCCCACCACGGTAATGTCGCCCTGTGTCATTGCCGCCGCATACGCCCAGGTACCAGCAACGATTCGATCTCCAATAACATTGTGCTCGGTAGGGTGTAGCTTTTCTACGCCGGTAATCGTAATGGTATTTGTGCCTGCACCCTCGATCTTGGCCCCCATAGCAATCAACATATTGCACAAATCCACAATTTCGGGTTCGCGGGCGGCATTATCCAGTGTGGTCACCCCGTGAGCCAGCACCGCTGCAGTAAGAATATTTTCGGTAGCGCCAACCGAAGGGAAATCTAATTTAATGTCTGCGCCTTGCAGGTGGCTTGCTTCCGCAATCACGCAACCGTGTTGAATTCGGGTTGTGGCACCCATAGTTTCCAAACCTGTTTGGTGCATATCCAGCGGGCGGCTACCAATTGCATCACCACCAGGTAGTGCAACCACCGCGCGACCGCAGCGTGCAGTAAGTGGGCCAAGTACGCAGACGCTGGCACGGAATTTACGGACTGCCTCAAAGTCCGCATCGCTTTTTAGCGTTGCTGGGGTATTGATATATACGGAATCACCCCGCAAAAATACATCACACCCTAATCCTTCGAGGACTTTGCGCATATAAAGGACATCGTCAATTTTGGGGCAGTTATGAATAGTTGTGACACCCTCCGCAAGGAGTGCAGCAGCCATTAGCTTCAACACACTATTTTTGGCGCCGGATACCCGCACCTCACCGCACAACCGAGCCCCACCGGTTACCAAAAAACGATCATTCACCTTTCCTACACTAGTAGCGTGAAAGTATGGCTGTGCACTTAACGAAGATTTACACTCGCACGGGTGACGATGGCACGACCGGACTCGCCTCATTTGAACGTGTTCCCAAAGATGATCCACGGCTTATCGCTTATGCCGACTGCGACGAAGCCAATTGCGCCCTCGGCCAAGTTCTCGCATTAGGAAATCCATCCCCCAATATCGCTAACGTGCTGCGTCGCGTACAAAACGAGCTATTTGACGCTGGCGCTGACCTAGCAACCCCGATCGAAAAAGACCCTAAATATCCCCCGCTTCGAATCGAACAAGCATATATTGATCGCCTAGAAAAAGATTGCGATCAGTTTAATGAGAGTCTTCCGAAACTTTCATCATTTATCCTTCCGGGAGGCACCCCCGCGTCGGCCCTTCTCCATACTGCTCGCACGATTGTCCGGCGTGCCGAACGCTCAGCGTGGGCGGCAGTAAGGGAATTTCCAGAAACCACAACCACCCTCCCCGCGAAATATTTAAACCGCCTGAGCGACCTCTTATTTATCTTGGCCCGTGCCGAAAACAACGGCGAAGATGTGCAGTGGGTGCCAGGCGGCCAACGTACATAAGCTTATCGACGCCGCACTCGACGCGGCGTCGATACTCAGCGTTTAAGGCAATGCACCAATACGGCGCGCAGCATTAACAGCCTCATAGCGGGTATGCGCCCCAAGCTTGCGCATTACCGAACGCAAATAGCTTTTCACGGTTTCCGCACCAATGCCCATTTCCTCTGCAGCTTCAACATTGGTATGCCCCAAAGCAACACACGCTAGAACATCTAGTTCACGAGCACTGAGCTTTGTTGTCTGCTTTACACGGACCGGAGTGACCATTTGATCGCAAAGCTCCTCCAATTCCTTGCGTAAATCATCATCACCGACCCGATTCGCCAACATACGAAGTTTGGAGTGTGTCGAGCGAACCTGCTCCCACTCTGCACCATTCATAACCCGACCAGACTTCAGCGAACCTGAACGGCCGCCATCTGCGCGACGAAACGCCGCATTTACCGCCAAGTCTTGTTCCAATGAACGAGCCGTCATTGTGACCTCTTCAATGACCTTATCCCCCAAACGCACTGGGGAATGCACACCCACATACAGCACACCACGAACTTCACGCTGCACAATCACCGGCACCGCAACGATTGAGAATAATCCCTCATCCTGAATGACGCTGTCATACTCATGGCTGATCACATTTGCGCGAGTGTAATCACTCACGCCCACTGGGCGTCGAGTAGTCATAACACGACCACCAACACCACAACCAGCTTCAATAATGAGATTCTGCAACGCCGGAGTCCGTAACCCTACCCATGCGCCAATCTGGAGCCGCCCATCCGGCAACGCAGTAGCAAACATTGTTACGGGAATCCCCGTCGCAGTCTTGAGCGACGTTAACGCCGATCGAATCGCATCCTCATCATCCTTGATGCGCTGAGAATCCACACTAACCTCCTGCAACAGATACATGGCCAACCCGGCACGCCCACAACATCGTCAGATGCAGCCCATCCAACTATGAAAGAGACACACCCGCCTCGAACATAAGAAAACTCTTAGAGGTGAAGTATAATGCCATACCGGGGGTACGCATAGTCATCTTTTGAGTTGTTTTTTCACCACGACTGCCCACTTGGTTTTGAATTAGGGGTAACCTTCTGCCCCCAAAATCGAAACTCTCCCCCTTAAAAGGTGCCCCCAGATAGATCTATTGCTCTACAAGTTTCTCCGTTTTTCGATGTGGATTTTGGGGGTGAATTGTAGAACAATACTGCATCTCTGCAGGTTGCCGTGAGGGCATAAAAATGAGTTCCACAAGAAATCCGCAAAATACAAATTACTTTGAAAAATAAACCGTGCCCTTACTATCGGTGTTCAGTTTGATGCCATATTTCCCAAACTCCATTTACGTAATCCAGTTTCAAAAACACACAGCGCGAACACAGCGTAATCAATATCACTTTTTCAAGCGGCTTCCGGGCCGGAAAATCTGCCCGAAACCAAGCCCTGAAGGACAGCCAGCGCACTACTAAAGTCACCCAACCCCGCCAGGAAACTTGCCCCGGAAAGTTGGATTAGTGTTCTATGCTGCTTCGCGATGAGAGAATGCGGCCCTGACACACCTGATTCAGCTGATTGATGCCTGCGTTGGCTAGCTGCCACCGATTGTCAGGGTTGGTTTCCAGGCGCGTGGGCCGTTTTCAAGTGCGTGAGCTAGTTTTCAAGTGCGTGGGCCGTTTTCATGGGATTTCTCGGATTTCCCAGGCGAATTGTTTGGCTATGTGGGGTAACTCGGCTGGTTTGTCAAAGGTGTTGGCTGGTTTCCTGGGTGTTTGATCTGATTTCCGGGGTGGGTGGGCTGGTTTGTCAAAGGTGTTGGCTGCTTCGCTGGGTGTTTGATCTGATTTCCGGGGTGAGTTGGCTGGTTTCCCGAGCCTTCGAGCCGCTTTCCCAGGGGCTTAAGCCGCTTTCCCGGGTGTTTAATAGGCACACCCTATTGAACTAGTGATGTTTTCATCCCTACTGTCGCAGATTCCATAAAATCAGCGAAAAAAATGGAATTTGTGACAGGTTCCCTACCTATCGTGTCGCAGATTCCATAAAATCCGCCGAAAAAATGGAATCTGTGACAACACGCCCAACCAGCGCCCAACCAGCACCCGAAAGAACCAGGTCGCCGGACGTACACAACCAAATCCCAGCTCACCACAAGCGCACAACCAAACCACCGGCCAAAAACAAGCCCCAAACCCCACGAACCAGCCCACAAACCCAGATCAAACCCAGCCACAACGGCCCCAAAGCCATCCCCGACAAGTAGGGAGCAGATCACGAACCACCCCCTGCCGTATCGCCATAAATAAAAACCGGCTAGTGTAGTTGGCACAACTGGTCTTTCCGTTGTTTGAAACGGAAGGCGCAAGAGGGAATTCAGTGCGATTCTGAAACTGTCCCGCAACGGTAACCAGCAAGTATGCCGGAAAGTCCGATACCTGCCAGTTGCGCTATAACTTCAATAACCTGTTTTCAACTTGGGATTGCGTATTCATTGCCCGCACCTCAAAGGCGGCACCCTTTACTTTTCCTAGGCGGCAATTGGGTCTGCAATGCTAATGATTGAAACACATATTGGAAAGTTATAGCCCGCACATGCCCGTGGAAAGGTTCTGTTCGGATCACAAGGAAATACACTGGTAGTGGTGGTTTTCAACCAGGGTTACCCTTCGCTCTGGAAATCCCAGACCGCCTTGATATTCCTTGCGAGGTGCGCCCGAACGCCGCCACGGGCATGCTGTATTTATTTGCCTTGCGCATTCGGGGGCTTGTACAAGGCAAATGTCACGCTTTCACCAGCAGATTCTCCGTCACGCCTTTCCCATTAAGCCGTGTTTGAACTTTGATTTTTCTACGCTTGCACCAAAACAGACAGAACGTTAGACCACCCTGTCTAGAATTTCCTAGCCATGCAAGGTATTCTTTGGAAGTCGGCCACGCACGGCCCTTCATTGAAGTACTTACAAGGAGCATTTTTATGGCACGCATCCACGCCAATATCACCGAAACCATTGGCGGAACTCCGCTTGTTCGTTTGAACCGACTGACAGCTGACCTCCCCGCTGAAGTCCTAGTCAAATTGGAGTTTTTTAACCCTGCAAATAGCGTGAAGGACCGCATCGGACGGGCGATTCTCGACGCCGCTGAAGCAGACGGATCCTTACAGCCCGGCGGCACCATTGTGGAGGCAACATCCGGTAATACTGGCATCGCATTAGCCATGGTCGGAGCAGCCCGAGGCTACAAGGTTGTTCTTACAATGCCGGAAACCATGTCTATGGAGCGGCGCGTTATGCTTCGCGGCTATGGCGCTGAGATCATTTTGACTCCGGGCTCAGCAGGCATGCAGGGTGCTGTTGATAAAGCGAATGAGATCGTAGCTTCTCGCGAAGGCGCAATCCTCGCACGTCAGTTCGCAAACCCAGCAAATCCAGCAATTCACCGCGCGACCACCGCTGAAGAGATTTGGGCTGATACCGATGGTGAAGTTGATATTTTTGTTGCTGGCTTTGGCACTGGTGGCACGATTTCCGGCGTTGGGCGGGTACTTAAAGATCGCAAGCCTGGCGTTCAGATCGTCGGTGTGGAACCCGCAGATTCCGCGCTATTAACCACCGGCAAGGCTGGCCCTCACAAAATCCAGGGTATTGGTGCAAACTTCATTCCTGAGGTCCTAGATCGCAAGGTCATTGATGATATTTACACCGTGTCCAATGAGGATGCAATTGCAGCTTCTCGTGCCCTTGCCGCCAATGAAGGCATCCTTGGAGGCATTTCAACTGGCGCAAATATTCATGTTGCATTGAAGCTTGCAGCATTGGAAGAAAACGCAGGTAAAACTATCGTAACCGTGGCATGCGACTATGGAGAACGCTACGTTTCCACTGTTTTATTCGACGATATCCGTAGCTAACACTTGTGCGTATCGACGCCCGCGCCGACCTATGCTTATTGCACCGGTGCGACGTGGGCGTCGATAAATGTTACCGCTGATAGTATTGAGCGTTATGTACCGCATCATTTCGATGATCCGCGAAGACCTCGCTAACGCCCGTGAACATGATCCCGCAGCACGTGGCAACCTGGAAAACGCCATTGTGTATTCCGGCTTGCACGCCATCTGGTCTCACCGGATAGCCCACGCATTATGGACTCGCGGCTTTAAAGCACCCGCCCGAATTCTCGCACAATTTACTCGGTTTATGACTGGCGTGGAAATCCACCCCGGCGCAACCATTGGTCGTCGCTTCTTTATTGACCATGGCATGGGTGTAGTCATCGGCGAAACCGCGGAAATTGGAGATGGTGTTATGCTTTACCATGGTGTCACCCTTGGTGGGCAAGTACTCACTCAAACCAAACGACACCCCACCCTCCAGGACAATGTCACAGTAGGAGCAGGTGCGAAAGTACTCGGGCCAATCACTATTGGATGTGGAAGTGCAATCGGGGCCAATGCGGTAGTGACCAAAGACGTACCTGCCAATCACATTGCTATTGGAATTCCCGCAAAGAACCGTCCACGCAAAGAAGATGAATGCATCAAACTTGTTGACCCGGACGCTTATGTAGCGAAAGAGCGCGGAGCAGGGATCTAGTCGTACTTAACGTTTCGGGTCTTATGTGCATACGCTTTTATCCTTCAGCTAACTGACGAAAAGATTGCGCAATGAATCCTCTAGCAACACTTTGGCCACCCTATGGTGTCCGCGTAACTGTGATAACGCCACAACATCACCTCACCCTTAGCGCAATTACAGATACGGACCTACCTGAAATCGCCAGTATAAAGCCCGAAGATGTTTACGGCCCCGACATCCCCGACCATGCATTCCCATGGATCTTCCAAGAACCAACTCAACGCGCCTATAGCAGTCTTCAATTACGCTGGTTAAACCGCGCAAATATGTCCGCCAGAAACTGGAGCTTTGATTTCTCCGCATATGAAAACGAAACACTTATCGGCGTAGCCGATCTCCGTGCAGTAAATTACTGCACCAACCGGACCATAGAAACCGGATCATGGAATTACTACCAGCATCAAGGTAAAGGCTATGGCACCCTTATTCGTCATGGCCTCGCCGAACTATGCTTCCATTACTTTAAGGCTGCAAAACTACAATCAGCTTGGGTACCCAGTAATATCGCGTCTGGCCGGGTCAGTGAAAAATTAGGATACATCCATACCGGCGAAACAGAAACGCCCGTTGGGCCCGAAGCCAAACCGGAAAAAGCCATTGTTGCTCAACTCAGTGCACAGCGCTATCAACGCGGCTATGTAAACGCACCACAAATATCGGTTACGGGTATCACACCTCAATTGCTTACGCTCCTTGGGGTGGACGCCTTACCGGATACTTAAACACTAAGCCTAGCGTTCAATAAGGTTTTGAAATTCTGGGTTTTTACTCATAAACCCAAATACGGCAGAGCAGGATGGGCGAACTAGCAATCCATCTTTTTCGGTTTGCGCTAATGCCGCTTGGATAAGCGGCTTAGAAAGCCCCATTCCCTGGAACTGCGGATCGATCACCGTATGGTTGAAATCCCGAACACTTGGACCATCAGTTTTTTGCACTTCGCAATATTCTGCAACGCCGGCTATGGTGTCATCGGAAAAAAGCAGAAACCGAAAATTTTTAGCATCATGTTCAACACGCAATTCTGGCGACTCGGACATTATTTTGAGTTCCTTTCAATCGCATTCCGACTGTTTATAAACCAAAAATCCCCCAGCGACAATAACACTGGGGGAAATTTGTGGCCAGAACCAGGATCGAACTGGTGACCTTCCACTTTTCAGGCGGATGCTCTACCGACTGAGCTATCTGGCCAGAGTAGCTTGGCTACTCGCGACCCTGACGGGGCTCGAACCCGCGACCTCCGCCGTGACAGGGCGGCGCGCTAACCAACTGCGCCACAGGGCCGTGTACTTGCTCGAGTTTTGTATTCAAAAACCCGTGCTGTGCACGAAAAGTAACTATACAGAGAATTCTTCAACAGGCGCAAACCCGCATGTAGAAGAACCTTTTTCCAGGGCGAAACAGGCACAGAATCACGTCAGCCACCATGCGGTGGAAAAATGGACTACTGCAGCACATATAGGCGCAATCACCGCAGCTGGAATCATACGCCGAAGTCCAATAACTGCATCTACTCCCTGAATCACACCAGCCACCAGAAGCCAAATAAAAGCTTGGCTAGGTAACCAACACACCACTACTGCCATGCCCAGGCCGAATGGAACTGCTCGAGCAGCGTACATTTGGACATAATAAGGGGAATGTTTAGACTCGCCGGAAAGTAAAGTTGGTCGCCACAGCGCAACCAAACCAAACATGCTCGAAGCTAACGCTAACAGGGCATTTACCATTAGAAGCCATGTCATTTCAGATTCCTCTCCACGCGAGCTAACAAATCGAAGAGGGTATCTAATTCTTGCGCACTCAGCCCCGCGAGCGCGTAGCTGTTTGTGGCGCTGGCGAGGTCCCGGGCGTCGGCAAGCATGGCGTCGGTCTGATCGCATAAGTGGATGACATAGCGGCGGCGATTTTGTTCATCACGCTCGCGAGTGATATAGCCACGTTGCTCCATGCGTAGAAGCAGTTCAGTCAATGTGGGCATATCCATACTGGTCCGGGCCGAAATATCGTGTTGTGCGGTACCAGGATGCTCATCAATGTCCTGTAACACGGCAAATTGTGCGGGAGTCAGACCCAGAGGTTTCAGCTGGTTGGCAAACTGAATACCTAATGCGCGAGCGATGCGATTCATGCGAAATCCGAACGACGCATCAAGAAAAGACAACTCTTGCATATCCACAATTCGTATACTAACTATTATGGAGTTATTAGGCAACAGGCAACTACTACAACCCGCTCAGCTTTAGCTGCCTCATACCCAGCAATACAAAAAAGCCCTTGTGCAAAAACAACACAAGGGCATTCTTTTGAAGGAATTGCGACCCTGACGGGGCTCGAACCCGCGACCTCCGCCGTGACAGGGCGGCGCGCTAACCAACTGCGCCACAGGGCCAGAAAAACTGGCCATTACAGCCAGTTTCCTTGCACTCCCAACGGGATTCGAACCCGTGTCGCCGCCGTGAAAGGGCGGTGTCCTAGGCCCCTAGACGATGGGAGCTTATCGACAAGAAAGTTTTCTTGCGACTGGAGAGAAATATACGCACTCTAAGCAAAGTTCGCAAATCAAGCCCTGAACAGCGAAAACATGAGTCCTATAAATCCCAGATTTCACGCACCTTTTCGACGCCTTCCATTCGCACCGGAGCAGGGAAGGCTTCAAGGCGACGTTGCGCCCATTTTTCTTTTGTTAGCCGAAAGCGTTCAACCTCCACACGCTCGCCCGCCCGGTCCGCCCACACCGTGCCATTTGGCGCGAAACCTAATTTGCGCGACACTCCAATAGCACCGTGATTGTCCACAAATGATGCTGAATGAACCTCTAAAGCATCGAATCCACTAAAAAGAAGCTCACAAATAAGTGCACGCATTTGGGTACCCCAGCCTTGGCGCTGGTATTTGTGCCCAAGCCATGCACCCGTTTCTGCAACACGAGTGGTTTGCCAATCTTGACTGCGGGCTATTTGCAATCCGACTGGCTCGTCTTTGTACAACACTGCAAGCTGAAAATTTAAAACACCATGCGCAACATTCCCACGATGCTTCCACTGTTGCTGCAGTACCCAGCGGGCACGTTCTTCGGGACTTGCTAGTGACCACTCAGAGTGGAATGGATGCTCCTGAGGCGGCTGTTCCCCTTCAGCCGCCACTTCAGCAAGCTGACAAAGAATTTCATCCGTAGCCCAACAGAGACGCATATGCCCCACACCTATCGAGAGTCCTGCTTGTGGCCAATACTGCGGATTAAACATTGTGGGCGCTCCTTACAGTGGTTAAGTTTTGGCATGCTGCCCTGGGTTTTCTTCCCTCAATTTTGACACATTTTTAGTCGTAGAGCTGGCAGGTTTTCCTGGCAGGCTTTGAGATTGCAAGCGGGGTGACTTTTGCCACAACCCTTTCACTGAATTTTCAAAAGATCTTTACACGGCACCCTAGACCGACTGTCAGTCGGTGGCGTACACTAGGACCGTAGAAAGAAAGCATTTTAAGACAATCGAGGCTCCGAAACGGCGGCTCAAAAACCATGAACACGGCAAATACTTCACGCGCAACCCAACGCGGCTTTCAAATCTTTCTCACCATCTGGACAGCCCAGCTAATTGCACGAATTGGCAACGGGCTTACTGCCTTCGGACTAGGGGTGTACTTATATCAGCAAACAGGACTGGCAACACCCGTCGCTATGGTCACTATGGCCGCTTTCTTCCCCTCCGTATTACTTGCACCGTTTGCGGGAGTCCTTGCAGACCGAATAGATCGCCGTTTACTTATGATCCTCG contains the following coding sequences:
- a CDS encoding GNAT family N-acetyltransferase translates to MFNPQYWPQAGLSIGVGHMRLCWATDEILCQLAEVAAEGEQPPQEHPFHSEWSLASPEERARWVLQQQWKHRGNVAHGVLNFQLAVLYKDEPVGLQIARSQDWQTTRVAETGAWLGHKYQRQGWGTQMRALICELLFSGFDALEVHSASFVDNHGAIGVSRKLGFAPNGTVWADRAGERVEVERFRLTKEKWAQRRLEAFPAPVRMEGVEKVREIWDL